Below is a genomic region from Erigeron canadensis isolate Cc75 chromosome 7, C_canadensis_v1, whole genome shotgun sequence.
CGGCCTAATATGACAACTAGTGTGTTAATTCGCCTTCGAGTAAAAAAATCACTTCAAGAATGGTAACTAGTGTTGGCCACCTGATTGGAAGGAAAGATTTCCAAATGTTGATCCTCTTTCCTTATTGATTCTGAACGTGATATATTACAGTGGAAGGATAGAAAGGGAATGATCCGTGAGTTCTCAGTTGCTGTTGTGTGTGATGATTTAAGACCAAGGGATGTTGAGGTTGCTTGCCATCAACTGATTTGGTATTCTCAAAGTATTGTCACCAAAGCTGGTCCTATCCGCTACCACGTACTTCATCTGGCAAGAAAGGAATCCGAGACTCTTCAACAAGAAAAGATTAGAATACCAACTTATTCAAAAGATTTTTGCAACTGTTCAATAAAGAAGCCTTGGTGTCTTTGCTTACTACAATGTAATAATAGGTTGTTCTGTTTATTTGTTTCTAGTCGTTTATGCCATGTCACCTTATACCGTTTTGTGTTATGATGAGTCGAGTTGATATTCCGTCAATCCGCCTATAACTTGTATTGTTTTGATGTTACTTTAAATCCATctacttttaattcaaaatttGTTCGGATTGTAGAAGAATTAGGAAGTCCTGAGAATTCTCCAATGTTTATATCTATGCGATTGCTGCTACTGTTTTACTCATTAATTGACTTTAGAGAAGAAACTCGGTCCCCTGGTTTAACTGAAATTACTCCGTTATTATCAAAGACAAATAAATACTAGTAGGGTGTTGCTTAGTTCAAATCTTCGATCAACAACTGGTTTAAATTCGGCGCAATATTGACTATATTTCTGTAGCTTAACTTTTGAATTAGCATGACAAAGAAAGCTTCATGTTGCGATTTAGTTAGCTTAACTTGTTCTTCCACGAACTTAATTATACTTTCTTGGATTTGGATTGGTTTATCAGCCTTTGTTGTTATTTCAAAATTTGCATTTGATGCTCTCCCAGTCTTCCCCGATCGTTACAAATGAAGAACTTAGTATGACTAGTGAGTAGTATATAAAATGAGACGAAGGGAATAGCGTATTGTATTTTATTACCAGTAAATAATCTTTTATGGataaataaagtttaaattataaattattaaaatgtatcctcaaattatttaaactaaattataatataaagttttaaactatataatattaaatGTATTTATGATTTTTCCATTCAATGTGTCCTTTAGATTCAGGTAATGATCGTTTTCATTGGTAATTGAtgatatttgaaataaaatatacatatcgACACTAGTTATGACAAacaacacttaaacgaattgtTTAATATCATTTTCTCTGAAAATAgaagtaatatttttttttcttttttcttttttaaattgaaatcttttaaagttattataatATAACAGGAATCCTAATCTTTAAATtagaattaaaagttaaaattaaaaaataacttttaaattttggatttcaattcaaagattaaaatactttcaactttactagtaaaaaaagaaaataaattaatgaacgaaaaataataaatctttaTAATCAAATATCTTACAAAATCTATTAATTATAATGGGTTGTGATCAAAAGGATCCACTCAAAAGTTTGGAAACCAAGGGCTTCTTTACAGCCGTCAGATCAACAATAAAATGCGGTCCAgattagaattaaaaaaaatacggGGAGGGGTACCGTGGTAATTTAACCTGCTATATTCACCACACTATATAAAGCATACACAAGCCCCAATCAAACTCTAAAAATTAAATTAGTCGTGAAATTCAATcgtgaaatcaaattaaaacCAGTTGCGACACCACCTCAGGCAATAGAAACTTCGACCGGCGGTCATATTACAGAACCTAGAGATTTTTCCGGCGGTTGCTAGAGCTATAGTATTTGACATAATCATTGTTGATAATCTTCAATAAATCAGTGATGGAATCAAAAGAACTTGATGTTTCTAACGACGAGATtattgaagatgaagaagggATATttgaaaaggaagaagaagacaaCACAGGCacataaaaattaaagttgattgtatataatattgaagttgaTTGTACATAGGAATGTTAATTTTGTACTTGAAATAACCTGCCTAGATCcaatcaaagttgattgtacATAGGAATACAACTTTGGTGGTTGAAATAACATGTCTAATCCAATCAAAGTTGATAATAgaaagaattataacttttacgcttacaatcaaagttgattgtacATAGGATTGTAAATTTTGTGCTTGAAATAACATGTCTAATCCAATCGAAGTTGATTATGCATAGGAATATAGCTTTTACGCTTACAATCAGAGTTGATTGTACATAGGAATGTAAATTTTGTGCTTGAAATAACCTGCCTAGATCcaatcaaagttgattgtacATAGGATTGTAAATTTTGTGCTTGAAATAACATGCCTAATCcaatcaaagttgattgtacATAGGATTGTAAATTTTGTGCTTGAAATAACATGCCTAATCCAATCCAATTTGATTATACACAGGAATATCGCTTTTACGCttacaatcaaagttgattgtacATAGGAATGTAAATTTGTGCTTTAAATAACCTGTCTAATCAGATCAAAGTTTATTGTACATAGGAATGTAAATTTTTGCGCttacaatcaaagttgattgtacATAGGAATGTAAATTTTGTGTTTTGAAATAACCTGCCTGGATTCAATCGAAGTTGATTGTACATAGGAATACAGCTTTTGTGGTTGAAATAACATGCCTAATCcaatcaaagttgattgtacATAGGAATATACCTTTTACATTTGCAATCAAAGTTGCTTGTACATACGAATATAGCTTTTGTGCTTGAAATTACCTAACTAATCAAATAAAAGTTGATTGTACATAGGAATATAGCTTTTATGCttacaatcaaagttgattgtaTAGGAACATAAATTTTGTGCATGAAATAACATGCATAATCTAATCAAAGAAAGATTAGTTATTTATCCAATCTGGTGTGATTGACTTTTGAAATGAGTTGAGGATGTATGCAACTTGTCTTTGTCTACAACAGCTAAATGATAATATGTGTATTTCCTCTTTCTGTAACACAAAAATAGTTTTCGAGATTGTTCAGAAAGAGATAGATCCTTTGTTGTATGCATGTTCAGTTAATCAAATGACTATCAAGGGCAATTGTCAAGTTTAACttattaatgaaaaattagAGAAGAAAACATTGGATATGGGATAAAATGTGATACAATACAAGGTATGTTTATGCTCTATATGCACAATTAAAAActgaataatatatgtatagatatgaTTGAACACAAATAGATTCATgctatatttttgttttggaaATAGAGTGATTTTATTTagtcaatcaaatatgattagttaatcaaaaaataaattgaaataatTTTCAGCACATGAAGGTACTTTATAACCGACCGGATGGATCAATTATGTGTACTTGTAGACACTACCTTTGTTACAGTCTCCTATGCCAACATTGTTTTGTGGTTTGAGCAACAATAATGTAGAAGAGATACCTGCAAAGTACATAATAAGGTGATTGACGAAAGGCATCATACCACCAGATTTTGAGATCGAGACGAAACAGATTTGACAATGCAAATGTGGGTACTCAAAGGTTGGTCACTGATGTAACCTCAGTTGTTGAAGATTGCTTGCATCTACTTGTTAATGATGATAAGAAGCTCGAAGAATTTCAAGAACAAGTGAaagacttgaaaaaaaaaaagttgaggcTGAAATGTCAAAACAACCTTCGAAGAAAAAAGATGACATCATAGGAAAAATGACGGGTATTTCAAATCCGGATACAAATAGAATAAAAACCCACCGGTTAGAACATACAAGTGGTATTACAGAGACAAACGTTTGATGGGTTGGAAAGAAAAGGGAATTAAAGAAAGCAACAAAAGAAAGAGTAATTACAGAGACAACAAGAGGACTTGtggaagaaagaaacaaaaagcgAATTAGAGTATGACTTAGTATGACTTCTGATGTGTCTCGGATCAACTAGCAAGCCACTATTTTTTTATTGCTATTACTTTTCTAATTATACAGATTTTATACTtggttgatatattttttacagTTTACAAATTTATACATGCTTCATGGTTGAATATTTGTACTCACCAATCaaacatgattttctttatCCAATCAAAAGTGATTGAAAATGTGACGTGCTTGAATATGTGTATTTGGTCCTATATTGCCAAATGTGATGTGCTTGAATCTGTGTATAATGTGTTACATTTCTGCAATGTTGTCAAGTTTTGTCATATTTTGGGAGGACCACCCTTTGCTCGGCTGCTGGTTTGCACATAAAATTCCACACCTGGACAAAAGTTTTGGACAATCAACTTTGATTGCACACAAATTCAGTCTATAGACATTGTACAAACATTAAATTGTAATAATCATTTAACTGCATAAAATCTATCACATTCTAACTACATTTGAACACATTCAAAATACACAAAACGCATTCAAATACACAAGTTTACTGAACACCATTCAACTACAAAAGCAAACAGTTTAACATGATTCCTAAAAAGTTTTTAGAACACATTCAACCAAAAAGTTTAAGCACCAATTTCCTGAGACAATGCAGAGTTTCTACATTTCCTTTCCTCCCTACCTCTTAGAAAAAGTTGTGTTATTCAACCAAAAAGTTTAAGCACCAATTTCCTGAGACAATATCGTATGCTTCTTCTTCCTCAGAAAGATGATCCTCTACTTCTTTATCGCCTTCACTCATCTTCTCTACTTTATCATGAACATATGCTTCAACATTTTCAACTTATAAATCAAAAAGTTGCGAGTGATGTTCTTCTTATACCTGCATTAAATTGACTAAACGACTGCTTACGTAATTCTGCATTAGCCTGATACTTCCAAGACTTAAGATCAACATCACCTTTTCAAATCCCTAACACATCAAAACAGCTTTGGAGGTAAACTCTTGATATTAAAACCTATTAGGAAACCAAAACCTAAGTCGCGGAGCAGCTTCTTCTAAGAAAGACTAAGATTAGTCATCACATTAGCAAATACACCAGGTGTGGTCTTGTATACGATAGAGGTAAGATCTATACCATTATGTGAACATTTCCGGGCAACTTTCTTGGGAGCTTTCTTGAGATGTTGTCTTGGACACTTAGGGGAGTTTTTATCAGAAGCTAAACGAGCACCATTCCGGGAAGCCTTCTTAAAAGGGTCCTTCTTAGGTTCCTGAGACCCAGGACAATCTTTTTTAGAAGCTAAACGAGGAGACTTACGAGAAGCCTTCTCAGAAGCGACATTCCTAAGATCTTGAGGCACCTTcagtttcttcttctttcatACATGCCCCAATTCAACAAGAGGTTGATTTAAATCAACTGCAGAAATGACATTCTTCGGTTGCAGAGACACCttcgtcttcttcttctcttaaaCAAGGTGCAACTCAACTACAGTTTCATGTAAATCAACTGCATAGACAGAGAACTAAAATTTACTACACAAACTAGTACCCAGAGTTATCAAATGCAAACTGTTAGAGATCACTAAAACTATCAGAGTTTTCGCTAAACAAACACTATCTAAAATGTAAGCCAAACAACAATTACACATGAACAACTAGCATAATCTGATCAAAATAACACTACGAACAACATGATAGGCTGTTTTTTCTTTCCAGAAACTTAACAACTGTTTAACTgagaagttttttttaatagatttaataAACAGATTAACACAAGTACATAATAATATTTGACTATAGAATGACACACAATCATATCATATTGAATAAACAACCAAACAAACATAGTTATAACAAACAATCATACCTGATTGGTTCACACAAAAACATAATACATGCTTAGATGTAACAATTAGACAATACATCTACAacaaaaaaattcttataatataCGATTAACAGTTACTAAATTtctgaaataaaataaaaaccctaaaaaataataaaacactaaaaataaaataaaacgcATAAAAGTTAGGATAAAAAGGAATTAAATGAAGAATATAATACACTTACCAGCCACCGTCGCCGTAGACATGGTCGGAACTACTTGATTATCATTCGGAACGACagatttacatttttttttgataaGTAGTTGGTTCATTATTACCGGCTAAGAAACTATACTTGATTATCGTATTTTCTATTGCCGGAAAAATGAGGGCTAGGAAAACCGTCGGCCGGTGAAGTGAGAATCGTGGAGAGAGAACCCCTGTATGTGTGTGTGGgtgggtgtgtgtgtgtttgtgttgattTGGGGGAAATGAAAAACGGGTTGGGTGAAATTAATGATAGATGGAGGGATGTGTGAATGTACAGATATAACCTTCCGTGTGTTTTTTGAATTATGTGATTGAAATTAATCTTAGccttttattacataaaatgaAAGGTCAGGATGTGTCCTTTAGTTTCCAAGGAAAAAAGTGGCCTCAAATGAACAAATCACTAATTATAATATCAGACATTTGGTAAAATTAAAggttaagtttaaaaaaaagattgattAAATTATACTTGTCATGATTATTATGCTATTTATTATAGGGATTAGTACCCcataatgtaaacaactttacacgaattgttatagtgtgtatcaaatttcaattttgtgtattgtatgtaatgaactttcaaatcttgtgcattgtatatATTTAACCAATCAAAACTTGACAAGTGACcgcttatatggttgccacatatactcggatacatacaattcacaagatttgaaagtttattacaaaCAATACACGTGATTGAAATTCGATACACACTATAACTattcgtgtaaagttgtttacattctaaAATACTAATCGTTATATTATTTCCATTCCATGGAATTCAGATGTTAGTATCTTTAAAGTTTTAGGACTATTTTACACTacttttaaaaatgattaatattttctTTCGAAATTCGATTTAATGGTTTTTAactttcttttaacattttccagaaattcTTTCAACTTCGTATATTTTGAAATCGTGTATACACTTTAGGTCTAGTTTTTCTCAAATGTTCCGTATAACCATCAGCAGCAGCCATGGCCAAATCTCCAACCAATTTCTTCACAAACCATCTTCAATCTTCTTCAATCTCTTTCACACTCCACCAACATCACAACCCACAAATCTCCAATCTCATATCATAGCAGATTACCTTATAAATTCACTCAAATTCACAACACAAGAAGCCATCACAGCCACAACAAAACTACACCACTTAAAGTCCACTGAAAACCCACAATCTGTCATCAGTTTTCTTGAAAATAACAATCTTTCACAAACCCAAATCAAATCCATTGTTCTTTCACAACCccagattttattaaaaaaagtggACAAAACCCTTGAGccaaaattcaaacttttttCAGATATCGGGCTTTCGGGTTCGGACCTTGTTGCTGTTATAAAGAAAGATTCAAACTTGTTATCAAGAGGTTTGCATACTTCTATTGTTCCCACTATTAAttttttgatgagacttttagGTAGTAATGAGAAAATTGTTAAAGCTATTAAGAAGTCACATTGGCCTTTTTATGGAAAGTTTTTTAGAAGTAATGTGTTGTTATTGGAAAAATATGGGGTGGGTAGTAAAGATATTGAAAGGGTTATACTTAGAAACCCTAGGTTAGTTACTCAAAGCCCGATAAGGTTAGAAGAGAAGCTCGTTGAGGTCGAAAAAGAATTTGGAATTTCCCCGGGTTCTAGTATGTTTAGTTATGGGCTTTCGGCTCTTTGTTCGATGAGTAAGTTGAATTTGACGAGAAAGTTTGAGGTGTTTAGGAGTTTTGGGTGGTGTGATTCGGATATAGGTGTACTTGCTAAGAGTCAACCGATATGTTTGACGCATTCTGAGGAGAGGTTGAGTAAAATGTTGAGTTATTTTATGGGAGAACTTGGTTATACGTCGTCGTGGTTGTCTACTCGGGGGAATGTTTTGATGTATAATTTGGATAAAAGGATTAAACCAAGGTATCAAGTGTTCAAGGCTTTGACTGAGAAAGGGGTGAGTGGAAAGGAGTTTCATTCAATGGTGTGCTTATCCGATGTTGATTTTGTGAAGCATGTTGTGGAACGTCATAAGGAAGAGCTTCCTGATCAATTGTATGAAAGATTTACCAAAAAGTCTAAACCCGCGTAGAAGATTTATAGTTGAGGTGTCCATCTTCAGGTGATTCATCGTGCTATCTGTTTTAATTGTCGTTCTTTCTAGCATTTTAGTTTTCACTTTATTTTGCTTGATGGTGCataaaatatatgtagtttAGACGTTTAGTCGGGAATGATTGTGACTATGGATTGTATCTCTAATTGGAATGTGGTATACATTCACCAATAAACTGAATTAAAAGCTATTCTGTGTATCatgttcttttcctttcttatgTATTAGATTTTAGGTAAGTTATCGTAGGCTTATTTTACCCACATCCACATCATGTACCAGTTTATATGCCATAGGAAATGTTATTGGTGAACAGATCCACAGACCCGTGCCAAGGGCTGCTCCTCGGTTAACCGAAGAGCTCTTTGGTTGGTGACTCTATTGGCAAGCCTTCTTCATTTGGCccttcacttttttttattcagTCAATACCAAACTGACTTCTATAAGTGAtgaaatgtatgtatatgtgtatgtatgtgtgtgtatgt
It encodes:
- the LOC122606934 gene encoding uncharacterized protein LOC122606934 encodes the protein MFRITISSSHGQISNQFLHKPSSIFFNLFHTPPTSQPTNLQSHIIADYLINSLKFTTQEAITATTKLHHLKSTENPQSVISFLENNNLSQTQIKSIVLSQPQILLKKVDKTLEPKFKLFSDIGLSGSDLVAVIKKDSNLLSRGLHTSIVPTINFLMRLLGSNEKIVKAIKKSHWPFYGKFFRSNVLLLEKYGVGSKDIERVILRNPRLVTQSPIRLEEKLVEVEKEFGISPGSSMFSYGLSALCSMSKLNLTRKFEVFRSFGWCDSDIGVLAKSQPICLTHSEERLSKMLSYFMGELGYTSSWLSTRGNVLMYNLDKRIKPRYQVFKALTEKGVSGKEFHSMVCLSDVDFVKHVVERHKEELPDQLYERFTKKSKPA